The Manihot esculenta cultivar AM560-2 chromosome 8, M.esculenta_v8, whole genome shotgun sequence genomic interval CATCGCCGGAGAATCCGGAAAATGGTCTGCACAGCTACGAATGAGCAGGCAGTACTGGGATCTTCCCCTACCTTCCACCAGGATATGGAGCGGATTTCTGCTAAGGAGTCGTTGCTTTCCGCTGTTAAGTCTCATAATTTCAGAATTTTCTTTGCTTTTTCCACCGATtgaaacaatttttatttagtttgaaTTGATGATCTTATTTAAGGATAGAACTGAAAATTGAGAATTTCAGCGTAATTCAATGGTTTTTATGTGTCTAATGCTGGAGCGTTCCTTTGATTCAGTTTAAAGAGTTTGGGAGTTTTGAAGGTCTTGTTTCGGGGAAGGCGACAGATTTGCAGAGGATTGAAGTGAATGAGAAAATAATTAATCTTGAGCGGCACAATCCAACGCCTAAACCAACTACGTAGgtgctttttttaaaaaagcaaTACCAATTTGCATATTTTCTTAGTAGATGTTTACTTATTTCTTCAGCTACTCAGGTCGCCATATTTGGAAGGTCACTGGAATCTCGAGTGGTTTGGATCTGGAAGTCCGGGATTCTGTGGTGCTAGATTTTTGTTGGAGTGAGTACTTCTCTATTTCCTCTTCTTTCCCCTCTCCCCAATGATTTGCCCACTCATGAGACAAAGGGAATGCTATTTGTATGCATCTATACAAATTGTTGCTTGGGTCCTTTCAGTTAGTTAATTTGAAAGCAGTTGATTATGTTAGTAGCCTCAATTTTGTTGCAGGAAATTACCTTCACAGCTGGCTAATTTATCACAGTTGGATGTGCTGATTAAAGATGCAAAAACAAGGATTACTCCAAGGATGAAACTACTGTCCTCGGTACTCTTcgatctttattttattatattattattaatattcacAACTGTACAgcgtaataaaaaaaatcttttcaaataataaaaagttagtaAAATATCATATACACACGGAAAAGACTGAaaattaagtataaaaaatataaatttaattattatttagactattaataataattataattttaaaatttaaaataaaataaaataaaataataaaattaaccatTCAAAAAGTAAAATTcttgaaataattaatattaaatattaaagtattttaattttacttaaatttaattaatttgattaatttatttagttactgattaaattttaattactaaatttagaataaataattttaaaataattacttttctctagaactaaattaatttattaaaaattatcatatatctctcgataatttaataatactttaattaattatttaaacacatgatcatctaattaatatttatataatatttaatttttaatttaattttaaaacgtttctttttaatattaattttaggagaaaatatatttttttcaaaagtattaattttaaaaattgaataataaataaataaaataaaaattaactcaaataaatttaaagagaATTATTAATCCAAATAAATCAAGTCCCTGTTAAAAGAATTTAACTGCTCATAGTcaagaatttaaaaataaattcaattgggaaattatctaaaattatcacaaaatatttttacaataaattaaaaaaataagagaaaaaaaaaactctgaaTGTATAGATTTCTCTTtttaaatctttcaaattttattttttgagtttCTTGCAATTTAAACCGTGTATCGGTATTTAAGAGTGGCAAAAAAATCTTTTAGTATCTATATGTATTTATACCGTTTGAGATTTCTAATATGTGGTCTAGGAGAAAATTTAAaggattaaaatttttaataaaaaattataaggcATAATGCGTGGAAAAGTGTGAAAACGGGGTAAACCATGAAAATGGGTTTACCTTGTATTTTTTACTACTGGAAAAAGGATAAAATACGAGATAAAGGCAAAAATATGAGACTATCtcatatttttatctatttctttacaatctctctattttttttttaaatttttttgcaaAGTGCATTATACATTCcttaacttattttaatttataaaagtaataaaaattaagtaaaaacacaacgtaaaaattaaaaattttaaaattaaacataaaaatttaatcaaaataggTGGAtgtatttcaaaaatatattatatataaataattgtataaaattttatcacataaattattattatttttatcgtttcataattttattcatttttttaattattttaaaattatttttcatttttttaaaattatagtaatatataaataggcaattataactttatttaattttgtcttattttaaaaaatctcttaaaatattttttaatatttaataaaaattaatatatttaaaataggtataattagaaagttaataaaaaaaattatattttttaatatgtataaaaaaataaattgaataaaaattatagaacggAGAGAGTATTATTTTttgcaagaagaaaaagagcaCACAACTCTATGGCCTAGCATCCTCGTTATCAGCAGATAAAAGTTCTTGGTTGATTGTGTTCTTCTATTTATGACCTGAAGCCACAGATCAACTGATGCCATGGTGGGTTAGATTGAAACATAACATTGTGTTATCCTTTATTTAGATGTCTAGTTGTGAGGTGGAAACGGAGagaaattaaaaaggaaaaatagagAGAAGCAAATAATAGAAATGTGATTTACTTTTTTTTCCCGGACAGATCCTTAGAATAGGAAGaaatatagtttttttaaaataaaaattactattacaCCTTCACAGATTAATAAATAGGGACTTTAAAACaatgagaatattttaatataattaattcatgcatttctttccattttcactaatttaatgaaaaatgtttttgataaaatataagaaGTTGAGAAATatgatttcttcttcttttatctccttttctctctttttctcttttttagttGATGTCCAAACAAGAAAATAGAGGGaacttttttgtttcttttctcttttctcacTTCCCCTTTTCCATTTCCCTCAATTCAAACAAAGCATTAAatttagaataataataaaaaaataataataacaaaggtTTACAGAGCTCAGCTACAAGAGCCTATGTCCAAAGACAACCACAAAGAGCTACAATCTTTATTTAATAGTATTTTGTTTTTCACAATATATAAGCAAACCCAAGGCATGATACCATAATTCTTCAACCAAATAAACATAACTTATTGAATACAAATCCTAAATTAAATAGggatatttttcataataatagttattaaccatttcaaaaaaaagttattaaataaataagtcCAATCaaactcttatatttttttctattaatattatatttttatttaagagttaaataaatttaatttaaatttttttatcaattaaatcttTGTGTTtttattaagaataaaataattcttttatctaatattatattttttaataataaaatattttttaaatgaaatttaatttttataattttaaattatttattatttcataaatttttttaatttttatattaattaaaatactaaattttttatagttcaaattaaaaaataatatgttattattaaaaaaaatatatgttattattaaaaaaatattatactattaGATTAGTATTTAGCAAAGTACATgactttattaataaaaaaaaattaaattaaacttatttgaCTCGTGATCAAAAGTATAAAGGATTAATTGGACTTatttccgttactaatcaaGCATGAAATAACATCAATTTCAACACATTGCAAACTTTTGAATTTTAGGGCATGATTTTAGGAATCTAATAAAAGTTGGAGGACAATATCCATCTGCAGGCCAATTGCTAATTTATCTGTCATAGATGCATTAAGGACTGGATGTCTTGATTCATGTTTCAAAATTCCAACTTTGTACTGATGTTACAAAGGACATGCAGTAGTTTCGGGCATTTAGTTTTGTCTGAGACCTCCTGACATGGATGAcggaaattattaattttctattcATTGTGAACATCTTCTGTATGCTCTTGTTGCAGGTTTTTGAGATTTATTATGACTCCCTTTTCCTGGCGTAATGCAGATCGAAATCAAATGTGTTGTTTTGTCAAATTTATCTGTGGAGGGACCTCTAAGAATGAAagaggaatatgttgaagcaaTTCTTGAGATGCCAACAATCGCAGAGAAAGATATACCAGAACATGTAAAAGGTGCAGTTGACCGCGCTGCCAGCGCCGTGCAACACGTTCCGGTTCATGTTACTGAAGCTCTTCCCAATGGATTAAAAGTTCCCCTACGTAAGTACTTCGTAATTTTTTTCCTGTGGTATGAGCATTCAAGGGTTCAAACCTCCTGCATCTTTCTTATCCTATACTAGTTCTAGAAATCTCCAGTCATTTTATTGAAAACCAGATTTCAAATCAAAACATCCCTTGTTAGACGTGAAGCAATCAAAATCGAGTTATCCATTCACCAACCTTTATATGCTTTGCTGGAAAGATCTGCATAATCTTTTGTAGTTGAGAATTGAAAGGTCGGAGTAGTTATGAACAAACATATATAACCTTAATTTCATTAATAGtttttcttttctaaggttaATAGTTGACAATTGGCATAGTAGGATTTTTATGTTTGCTTTGGTCGCCTACGTACCCAATGTTCTTGCTTCATAACTTCATTTTGAATAACTATTGTCTTAGATATATGGGTTTTCGCTTTAGCTACTTTTGGATTTGTAATTTTAGCTTCACAGTTTTCGTGTAGTTCATCTCCTTTGGTGGGTAGATCATTTGCATTTCATCTTTCTATAAGAGTGCGAttgattttatttgaaaataacgAGATATTTTTCAAAGGTTGATTTAGTGTAAAGGAAAAATCACTCCATTTGTGACCTAGAGGTCATGGGTTCTAGCAACAAAAATAGACTCTTTACAAAGCagtgaataataaaaaagtgATAGTAACTGataattttgtatattaaaGATCGAACTTGTAagtttgtaaaaaatatatatataagtataaaattaattacttttatgtaaaatttaaacatactattaaaatacatataaatataGCATATATgttgaaaatttaattgattagatttatttatttatattaatgggtgttatatttatttcaattttaaaaaatcattaaataaaTT includes:
- the LOC110620330 gene encoding probable plastid-lipid-associated protein 13, chloroplastic, giving the protein MATLHFSLSANSAINSHFSSLCFISTHATAPIVSFPRPSEHRRRIRKMVCTATNEQAVLGSSPTFHQDMERISAKESLLSAFKEFGSFEGLVSGKATDLQRIEVNEKIINLERHNPTPKPTTSPYLEGHWNLEWFGSGSPGFCGARFLLEKLPSQLANLSQLDVLIKDAKTRITPRMKLLSSIEIKCVVLSNLSVEGPLRMKEEYVEAILEMPTIAEKDIPEHVKGAVDRAASAVQHVPVHVTEALPNGLKVPLPGFQRLFMISYLDEDILILRDISGEQEVLTRIDSTASSEAEPSGTENEN